A section of the Pseudomonas tritici genome encodes:
- the uvrA gene encoding excinuclease ABC subunit UvrA, with protein MTSQRNIPSITAHHTGFVRVRGAREHNLRNVDVDIPRDALVVFTGVSGSGKSSLAFSTVYAEAQRRYFESVAPYARRLIDQVGVPDVDSIEGLPPAVALQQQRGTPSARSSVGSVTTLSSLIRMLYSRAGSYPPGQAMLYAEDFSPNLPQGACPQCHGLGRVYEVTEALMVPDPSLTIRQRAVASWPLAWQGQNLRDILVTLGYDVDIPWRDLPKKQRDWILFTEETPTVPVYAGFTPEQTRDALKRKLEPSYQGTFSGARRYILHTFTHTQSALMKKRVSQFMQGSACPLCEGKRLTRAALSVKFAGVDIGELSQLSLAQLAELLRPVAAGQDKMKLSVEKRLAAQRIAQDLLERVSTLTELGLGYLSLERSTPTLSSGELQRLRLATQLGSQLFGVIYVLDEPSAGLHPADGEALFTALDRLKAAGNSLFVVEHDLETMRRADWLIDVGPAAGEHGGQVLYSGPPAGLAQVEASQTREYLFAEKRVSNQERREPSGWLKLDGVTRNNLKALNVDFPLGCFTAVTGISGSGKSSLVSQALLELVGSGLGRVVENDDEPSLEDDTPQTSGGRISAGLELIRRLVQVDQKPIGRTPRSNLATYTGLFDNVRKLFAATPAARKRHYDAGQFSFNVAKGRCPNCEGEGFVSVELLFMPSVYAPCPTCHGARYNPETLAIKWQGLSIAQVLGLTVEQAVDVFAEQPSVLRSLQVLRDIGLGYLRLGQPATELSGGEAQRIKLATELQRNARGATLYVLDEPTTGLHPRDVDRLLIQLNQLVDSGHTVVVVEHEMRVVAQSDWVIDIGPGAGDLGGKVVACGTPQKVAKSKTSRTAPFLARELI; from the coding sequence ATGACTTCACAGCGCAACATCCCCTCGATCACCGCCCACCACACAGGCTTCGTCCGCGTCCGCGGCGCCCGCGAACACAACTTGCGTAACGTCGATGTGGATATTCCACGGGATGCCTTGGTGGTGTTTACCGGCGTCTCGGGTTCGGGCAAATCGTCCCTGGCGTTTTCCACGGTGTATGCCGAGGCGCAGCGGCGTTATTTTGAGTCGGTGGCGCCGTATGCACGGCGGCTGATCGACCAGGTCGGCGTGCCGGATGTGGACAGCATTGAAGGCCTGCCGCCCGCCGTGGCCCTGCAACAGCAGCGCGGTACGCCGAGTGCGCGCTCGTCAGTGGGTAGCGTCACCACGCTGTCGAGCCTGATCCGCATGCTGTACTCCCGCGCCGGCAGTTACCCGCCGGGCCAGGCGATGCTGTACGCCGAGGACTTCTCGCCGAACCTGCCGCAAGGTGCCTGCCCGCAATGTCATGGTCTTGGGCGCGTGTACGAAGTGACCGAGGCATTGATGGTGCCCGATCCCTCGTTGACCATTCGCCAGCGCGCGGTGGCCTCCTGGCCATTGGCGTGGCAAGGGCAGAACCTGCGCGACATTCTGGTGACCCTGGGCTATGACGTGGATATCCCGTGGCGCGACCTGCCGAAAAAGCAGCGCGACTGGATCCTGTTCACCGAAGAAACCCCCACCGTCCCGGTATACGCTGGCTTCACCCCCGAACAGACCCGCGATGCGCTCAAGCGCAAGCTTGAGCCCAGCTACCAAGGGACCTTCAGCGGCGCGCGACGCTACATCCTGCACACTTTCACCCACACCCAAAGCGCGTTGATGAAAAAGCGCGTCTCGCAGTTCATGCAGGGCAGCGCTTGCCCGTTATGTGAGGGCAAACGCCTGACCAGGGCCGCGCTGTCGGTGAAGTTCGCCGGGGTGGATATCGGTGAGTTGTCGCAGTTGTCATTGGCGCAACTGGCCGAGTTGCTGCGGCCGGTGGCGGCGGGGCAGGACAAGATGAAGCTGTCGGTGGAAAAACGCCTGGCCGCGCAACGTATCGCCCAGGACTTACTCGAGCGGGTCAGTACCTTGACCGAATTGGGCTTGGGCTATTTGTCCCTGGAGCGCAGCACACCGACCTTATCGTCCGGAGAGTTGCAGCGATTGCGCCTGGCCACACAGCTGGGCTCGCAATTATTTGGCGTGATCTATGTGCTGGACGAGCCGTCGGCAGGCCTGCACCCGGCAGACGGCGAGGCGCTGTTCACCGCGCTGGATCGTTTGAAAGCGGCGGGCAACTCGTTGTTTGTGGTGGAGCACGACCTGGAAACCATGCGCCGCGCCGACTGGCTGATCGACGTGGGCCCGGCCGCCGGAGAGCACGGCGGGCAAGTGTTGTACAGCGGGCCACCGGCGGGGCTGGCGCAGGTGGAGGCGTCGCAGACGCGTGAATACCTGTTTGCTGAAAAACGCGTGTCGAATCAGGAACGCCGCGAGCCCTCCGGCTGGCTGAAGCTGGACGGCGTGACGCGTAATAATCTCAAGGCCCTTAACGTCGATTTCCCACTGGGGTGCTTCACGGCAGTCACCGGGATTTCCGGTTCGGGCAAGTCCAGCCTGGTCAGCCAGGCGCTGCTGGAGCTGGTAGGCAGCGGCCTCGGCCGGGTGGTGGAAAACGACGATGAGCCGAGCCTGGAAGACGACACGCCGCAAACCAGCGGTGGACGTATCAGCGCCGGGCTCGAGCTGATCCGCCGCCTGGTGCAGGTGGACCAGAAACCCATCGGCCGCACCCCGCGCTCCAACCTGGCGACCTACACCGGGCTGTTCGACAACGTGCGCAAACTGTTCGCCGCCACGCCGGCAGCCAGGAAGCGTCATTACGACGCCGGCCAGTTCTCCTTCAACGTCGCCAAGGGCCGTTGCCCGAACTGCGAGGGTGAAGGGTTTGTCAGCGTCGAGCTGCTATTCATGCCCAGCGTGTACGCGCCATGCCCGACCTGCCACGGCGCGCGGTATAACCCCGAGACGTTGGCGATCAAATGGCAGGGCTTGAGCATCGCCCAGGTCCTGGGGCTGACGGTGGAGCAGGCGGTCGACGTGTTTGCCGAACAACCCAGTGTGTTGCGTTCATTGCAGGTGCTGCGGGATATCGGCCTGGGTTACCTGCGCCTGGGGCAACCGGCGACCGAGCTGTCGGGCGGCGAAGCGCAACGCATCAAACTGGCGACCGAGTTGCAACGCAATGCGCGGGGCGCCACGTTATACGTGCTGGATGAGCCCACGACGGGGCTGCATCCACGGGATGTGGACCGCTTGCTGATCCAGCTCAATCAGCTGGTAGATTCGGGGCATACGGTGGTTGTGGTGGAGCATGAGATGCGCGTGGTCGCGCAGAGTGATTGGGTGATTGATATCGGGCCGGGGGCCGGGGATTTGGGCGGGAAAGTGGTTGCTTGCGGCACGCCGCAGAAGGTCGCCAAAAGCAAGACCAGCCGCACCGCGCCATTCCTGGCTCGAGAGTTGATCTAA
- a CDS encoding ATP-binding protein: MQFLSNSHGCEGWAGEMARRIRAFDWSNTDLGPIEQWSTSLVCNVQMMLASPVPMVMLWGRAGYMIYNDSYSVFAGGRHPYLLGTPVELGWPEVADFNRHVVDTCLAGGTLSFNNKDLVLLRNGKPETVWLDLYYSPVAGDSQQPAGVLAIVVETTELVKSEQVRQELTHNLEQRVAAEVQARSAAEDKLRQSQKLEAIGGLTGGVAHDFNNLLQVIAGNLHLLARHEPDNAQVQRRVAAAIAAVDRGAKLSSQLLAFARRQPLSPAVYNPQRIYAGLGELLQRALGETIHIDVQLPQDSWCINVDRNQLENALLNLAINARDAMQGEGVIRITGENIILNPGDCAGKSIKPGEYVRLAVTDIGVGMPPAILARVFEPFFTTKRNGHGTGLGLSMVFGFVRQSGGHVDVWSEEGRGTVVQMYFPRSLGEECEDACDEPLPHVHGHETILVVEDNEDVRETVVELLEQAGYTVLTAEDGDRAMNMLQTGVQPELIFTDVVMPGRVKSTDLADWARAQTPAVAVLFTSGHTRDILSNNHLLSPEIHLLSKPYSPEALTQRVRSVLAAQQGCP, from the coding sequence ATGCAATTTTTATCCAACTCTCATGGCTGTGAAGGCTGGGCCGGTGAAATGGCCCGGCGGATCCGCGCATTTGATTGGTCGAACACCGACCTGGGGCCCATTGAACAGTGGTCCACCAGCCTGGTCTGCAACGTGCAGATGATGCTGGCATCACCCGTGCCGATGGTGATGTTGTGGGGCCGCGCGGGGTACATGATCTACAACGACAGTTATTCGGTATTTGCGGGTGGCCGCCACCCTTACCTGCTGGGCACGCCGGTAGAACTGGGCTGGCCGGAAGTGGCCGACTTCAACCGTCATGTGGTGGACACCTGCCTGGCAGGCGGGACCTTGTCGTTCAATAACAAAGACCTGGTGTTGTTGCGTAACGGCAAACCGGAAACCGTGTGGCTGGATCTCTATTACAGCCCTGTCGCCGGCGACAGTCAGCAACCCGCCGGGGTGTTGGCGATTGTGGTGGAGACCACCGAGCTGGTGAAATCCGAGCAGGTACGCCAGGAACTCACCCATAACCTCGAGCAGCGTGTGGCCGCCGAAGTGCAGGCGCGCTCTGCCGCCGAGGATAAGTTGCGCCAGTCGCAGAAACTCGAAGCCATCGGCGGCCTGACCGGTGGCGTGGCGCACGACTTCAACAACTTGCTGCAAGTGATCGCCGGCAACCTGCACTTGCTCGCCCGCCACGAGCCGGACAACGCGCAGGTGCAGCGACGTGTCGCGGCGGCCATTGCGGCGGTGGATCGTGGTGCCAAGCTGTCATCGCAATTGCTGGCGTTTGCCCGGCGCCAACCGTTGTCGCCGGCGGTGTACAACCCGCAACGCATTTACGCGGGCCTCGGCGAACTGCTGCAAAGGGCGCTGGGAGAAACCATCCATATCGATGTGCAGTTGCCCCAGGATTCGTGGTGCATCAACGTCGACCGCAACCAGCTGGAAAACGCACTGCTCAACCTGGCGATCAATGCCCGCGACGCCATGCAAGGTGAGGGGGTGATCCGCATCACCGGCGAGAACATTATCCTCAACCCCGGCGATTGCGCGGGTAAAAGCATCAAGCCCGGTGAGTACGTGCGCCTGGCTGTTACCGATATCGGCGTGGGCATGCCGCCGGCCATCCTGGCGCGGGTGTTTGAGCCATTCTTCACCACCAAGCGTAACGGCCATGGGACCGGCCTTGGCCTGAGCATGGTGTTTGGCTTTGTGCGCCAGAGCGGCGGGCATGTCGACGTGTGGAGTGAGGAAGGGCGCGGAACCGTGGTGCAGATGTATTTCCCGCGCAGCCTCGGCGAAGAGTGCGAGGACGCCTGTGACGAGCCTCTGCCGCATGTCCATGGCCATGAAACAATCCTGGTGGTCGAAGACAACGAAGACGTGCGCGAGACGGTCGTGGAACTGCTGGAGCAGGCGGGTTATACCGTGCTCACGGCCGAAGACGGTGACCGCGCAATGAACATGCTACAGACCGGTGTACAGCCGGAGCTGATTTTCACCGACGTGGTGATGCCCGGTCGCGTCAAGAGTACCGACCTGGCTGACTGGGCTCGCGCACAAACGCCTGCCGTGGCAGTGCTGTTCACTTCCGGGCACACCCGCGACATTCTCTCCAACAATCATTTGCTGAGTCCCGAGATTCATCTGCTGAGCAAACCCTACAGCCCCGAAGCCCTGACGCAACGGGTCCGCAGCGTGCTTGCCGCCCAACAAGGTTGTCCATGA
- a CDS encoding error-prone DNA polymerase: protein MAARLVCMSYAELHCLSNFSFQRGASSALELFERAKRQGYSALAITDECTLSGIVRAWQAAKAVELPLIIGSEMRIENGPKLVLLVEDLSGYQHLCRLITLARRRAEKGSYRLLLEDFEQPLSGLLALWVAEDSSTQTEIQWLRRTFAGRLWLAVHLHCGQDDARHLEQRLALAASLKIPAVACGDVHMHARGRRALQDTMTAIRHHVPVAEAGTRLHPNGERHLRCLEALSALYPASLLDETQAIARRCTFDLSQLRYHYPRELVPAGHNAESWLRAVTEEGIAQRWPQGVDAKTLQQINNELALISELGYESYFLTVHDIVQFARSRSILCQGRGSAANSAVCFALGITEIDPSLTRLLFERFLSRERNEPPDIDVDFEHERREEVLQYVFQRYGRTRAALTAVVSSYHATGAVRDVAKALGLPPDQINALAECCGRWSDDTPPLARLREAGFDPESPILRRVLTLTQQLIGFPRHLSQHPGGFVISEYPLDTLVPVENAAMAERTIIQWDKDDLDAVGLLKVDILALGMLSAIRRCFDLLRRHRNQDLALATIPKDDPATYAMISKADTIGVFQIESRAQMSMLPRLKPQTFYDLVIEVAIVRPGPIQGGMVHPYLRRRNKEEPETYPSPELEVVLKRTLGIPLFQEQVMQIAMVAADYGPGEADQLRRSMAAWKRHGGLEPHRERLRTGMLKNGYTEAFAAQLFEQIKGFGSYGFPESHAASFALLTYASCWLKCHEPAAFACALINSWPMGFYSPDQILQDARRHRLQIRPVDVQASDWDCSLEPIDGAQPAIRMGLRMISGFREEDGRRIEAARQRRAFSDIADLDERAGLDARAQALLADAGALRALAGNRHKARWEVAGVHKQLGLFAGLPSPDEAVVELPAPTVGEDLHADYTTVGTTLGPHPLALLRAELRKRRCRSSQELMLVEHGRNVSVAGLVTGRQRPGTASGVTFVTLEDEFGNLNVVVWRDLAERQRQALVGSRLLKVDGRWEAVGEVRHLIAGRLTDLTPLLEGINVRSRDFH from the coding sequence GTGGCTGCAAGGCTGGTTTGCATGAGCTATGCCGAGCTGCACTGCCTGTCCAACTTCAGCTTCCAGCGCGGTGCGTCCAGTGCGCTGGAGTTGTTCGAACGGGCCAAGCGCCAAGGCTACAGCGCCCTGGCGATCACCGATGAATGCACGCTGTCGGGCATCGTGCGTGCCTGGCAGGCGGCCAAGGCGGTGGAGCTGCCGCTGATTATCGGCAGCGAGATGCGCATCGAGAACGGCCCGAAACTGGTGCTGCTGGTGGAAGACCTCAGCGGCTACCAGCACCTGTGCCGCTTGATCACCCTGGCCAGGCGACGTGCTGAAAAAGGCAGCTATCGCCTGCTGCTGGAGGACTTCGAGCAACCGTTGTCCGGCCTGCTGGCGCTGTGGGTCGCCGAAGACAGCAGCACTCAAACCGAGATCCAATGGCTGCGCCGCACCTTTGCCGGGCGCTTGTGGCTGGCGGTGCATTTGCATTGCGGCCAGGACGATGCGCGCCACCTTGAGCAGCGCCTGGCACTGGCGGCCAGCCTGAAAATCCCGGCGGTGGCCTGCGGTGATGTGCATATGCATGCGCGCGGCCGCCGTGCCCTGCAAGACACCATGACCGCCATCCGTCATCACGTACCGGTGGCTGAAGCCGGCACGCGGCTACACCCTAATGGCGAGCGGCACCTGCGTTGCCTGGAGGCGCTAAGCGCGCTGTACCCCGCGTCGTTGCTCGACGAAACTCAGGCGATCGCCCGTCGTTGCACCTTCGACCTCAGCCAATTGCGCTACCACTACCCACGCGAGCTGGTGCCCGCCGGCCACAACGCCGAATCCTGGCTGCGCGCCGTGACCGAAGAAGGCATCGCCCAGCGTTGGCCGCAGGGTGTCGACGCCAAGACCTTGCAGCAGATCAACAACGAACTGGCGCTGATCAGCGAGCTGGGCTACGAAAGCTACTTCCTCACGGTGCATGACATTGTGCAGTTCGCCCGCAGCCGTTCGATCCTGTGTCAGGGCCGGGGCTCGGCGGCCAACTCGGCGGTGTGTTTTGCCTTGGGCATCACCGAGATCGACCCGAGCCTGACCCGTCTGCTGTTCGAGCGCTTTCTCTCCAGGGAGCGCAATGAGCCGCCGGACATCGACGTGGACTTCGAACACGAACGCCGTGAAGAAGTGCTGCAGTACGTGTTCCAGCGCTACGGCCGCACACGTGCAGCGCTGACGGCGGTGGTCAGCAGTTACCACGCGACCGGCGCGGTACGCGATGTGGCCAAGGCCTTGGGCTTGCCGCCGGATCAGATCAACGCGCTGGCCGAGTGTTGCGGGCGTTGGAGCGACGACACGCCGCCCCTGGCGCGCCTGCGTGAAGCCGGCTTTGACCCCGAAAGCCCGATCCTGCGCCGCGTGCTCACGCTCACTCAACAACTGATCGGCTTTCCCCGGCACCTGTCCCAGCACCCCGGTGGCTTTGTGATTTCCGAATACCCGCTGGACACCCTGGTGCCGGTGGAAAATGCGGCCATGGCCGAGCGCACGATCATCCAGTGGGACAAGGACGACCTCGACGCTGTCGGACTGCTCAAGGTGGATATCCTCGCCTTGGGCATGCTCAGTGCAATCCGCCGCTGCTTCGACCTGCTGCGCCGCCATCGCAATCAGGACCTGGCCTTGGCGACCATCCCCAAGGACGATCCGGCCACCTACGCGATGATTAGCAAGGCCGACACCATCGGCGTGTTCCAGATCGAGTCGCGGGCGCAGATGTCGATGTTGCCCAGGCTCAAGCCGCAGACGTTTTATGACCTGGTCATTGAGGTCGCCATCGTACGGCCCGGGCCGATCCAGGGCGGCATGGTGCATCCGTATCTGCGTCGGCGTAACAAAGAGGAACCTGAGACTTACCCCTCGCCGGAGCTTGAAGTGGTGCTGAAACGCACCCTGGGCATCCCGCTGTTCCAGGAGCAAGTGATGCAGATCGCCATGGTCGCCGCCGACTACGGCCCTGGCGAGGCCGACCAGCTGCGCCGTTCCATGGCCGCCTGGAAACGCCATGGCGGTTTGGAGCCGCACCGCGAACGCCTGCGCACTGGCATGCTCAAAAACGGTTACACCGAAGCCTTCGCCGCGCAGCTCTTCGAGCAGATCAAGGGCTTTGGCAGTTATGGCTTCCCTGAATCCCACGCCGCCAGTTTCGCCTTGCTGACCTACGCCAGTTGCTGGCTCAAGTGCCATGAACCGGCGGCGTTTGCCTGTGCGCTGATCAACAGCTGGCCCATGGGCTTCTACAGCCCGGACCAGATCCTGCAGGATGCGCGGCGCCATCGCTTGCAGATTCGCCCGGTGGATGTGCAGGCCAGCGACTGGGATTGCAGCCTGGAACCCATCGACGGTGCGCAGCCGGCGATCCGCATGGGTTTGCGCATGATTTCGGGGTTTCGCGAAGAAGATGGGCGGCGCATCGAAGCGGCGCGCCAACGTCGGGCGTTCAGCGACATCGCTGACTTGGACGAACGCGCCGGACTGGATGCGCGTGCGCAGGCGTTGCTGGCGGATGCCGGTGCCTTACGCGCCCTGGCCGGCAACCGGCACAAGGCGCGCTGGGAAGTGGCGGGGGTGCACAAACAACTCGGGCTGTTTGCCGGCCTGCCCAGCCCCGACGAAGCCGTGGTCGAGTTGCCGGCACCGACGGTGGGCGAAGACCTGCACGCTGACTACACGACAGTCGGCACCACCCTTGGCCCGCATCCGTTGGCGTTATTGCGTGCTGAATTGCGCAAGCGGCGCTGCCGCAGTTCCCAAGAGCTGATGCTGGTCGAGCATGGGCGCAACGTCAGCGTCGCCGGGTTGGTGACCGGTCGGCAGCGCCCAGGCACTGCCAGTGGGGTGACCTTTGTCACCCTGGAAGATGAATTCGGTAACCTCAATGTAGTGGTCTGGCGTGACCTGGCTGAGCGTCAGCGCCAGGCGCTGGTGGGCTCGCGCCTGTTAAAAGTGGACGGGCGCTGGGAAGCGGTGGGTGAAGTTCGGCACCTGATCGCCGGCCGGCTTACCGACCTGACGCCGCTGTTGGAAGGGATAAATGTGCGCAGCCGGGACTTTCACTGA
- a CDS encoding Y-family DNA polymerase codes for MRWVCIVFPQLALDGVLRVHPEPDQPLALLAGTPQRRVLQTVNDAARALGLRPGQSLTAANALAKTFASAEYDPAEIERYQQFLAAWAYQFSSQVSLHYPRALLFEIESSLGLFGPWPRFEARLRKELTELGFRHRIVAAPNPAAARVLANIDDGLAVTDDVLMQALASLPIDRAGLEPQAATALSRMGLRSLAQVQALPRHTLARRFDASLLKHLDALTGQRPLALAFYQPPDQFDVRIELNFDVQSHQALLFPLRRLTGDLSAFLCGRDSGVQRFDLHLEHAQAPDTVIKVGLLSAEREPAMLFELARGRLEHVQVTSPVRGFRLVAQDLPVFVPQRHDLFDDRPQQTLPWEQLRERLRARLGDEAVRGLRFHADHRPECAWQAAADKNPCQALNKVQRPGWLLHEPTLLAEHSVHILMGPERIESGWWDGADIRRDYYLIQTRAGQQGWAYRTVGQSDGLWLQGWFA; via the coding sequence ATGCGCTGGGTGTGTATTGTTTTCCCGCAATTGGCGCTGGACGGGGTGCTGCGTGTGCACCCTGAACCGGACCAACCCCTGGCCCTGCTGGCCGGCACGCCGCAGCGACGCGTGCTGCAAACCGTCAATGACGCCGCCCGTGCCTTGGGCCTGCGGCCTGGCCAATCCCTGACGGCAGCGAATGCCCTGGCCAAGACCTTTGCCAGTGCCGAATACGACCCTGCCGAGATCGAACGCTACCAACAGTTCCTTGCCGCCTGGGCCTACCAGTTCAGCTCCCAAGTCAGCCTGCATTACCCGCGTGCCTTGCTGTTCGAGATCGAATCGAGCCTGGGGCTGTTCGGGCCGTGGCCGCGGTTCGAAGCGCGCTTGCGCAAGGAATTGACCGAACTGGGTTTTCGTCACCGGATCGTCGCTGCGCCCAACCCGGCCGCCGCGCGGGTGCTGGCGAATATCGATGATGGCCTGGCGGTTACCGATGACGTCCTGATGCAGGCCCTGGCGTCGCTGCCCATCGACCGCGCCGGGCTCGAACCACAGGCCGCCACGGCCCTGTCGCGCATGGGCCTACGCAGCTTGGCCCAGGTGCAGGCGTTGCCCCGGCATACCTTGGCGCGACGTTTTGATGCCAGTTTGCTCAAGCACCTGGACGCACTGACCGGGCAGCGTCCGCTGGCCCTGGCGTTCTATCAGCCGCCGGACCAGTTTGATGTGCGTATCGAGCTGAATTTCGATGTGCAATCCCACCAGGCGCTGCTGTTTCCTTTAAGACGGTTGACCGGCGATCTGTCCGCGTTTCTGTGCGGTCGCGACAGTGGCGTGCAGCGTTTCGACCTGCACCTGGAACACGCCCAGGCGCCGGACACTGTGATCAAGGTCGGCCTGCTCAGCGCCGAGCGTGAACCGGCGATGCTGTTTGAATTGGCCCGTGGCCGCCTGGAGCACGTTCAAGTGACCTCGCCGGTACGCGGCTTTCGCCTGGTGGCCCAGGACCTGCCAGTGTTCGTGCCGCAGCGCCATGACCTGTTCGACGACCGCCCGCAACAGACCCTGCCGTGGGAACAATTGCGCGAGCGCCTGCGCGCGCGCTTGGGGGATGAGGCCGTGCGGGGCCTGCGCTTTCACGCCGACCATCGTCCAGAATGCGCCTGGCAAGCGGCGGCGGATAAAAACCCGTGCCAGGCCTTGAACAAGGTGCAACGGCCCGGCTGGCTGCTGCACGAACCCACACTGCTGGCCGAGCACAGCGTGCACATCCTCATGGGCCCGGAACGCATCGAATCCGGCTGGTGGGACGGCGCCGATATCCGCCGTGATTACTACCTGATCCAGACCCGCGCCGGCCAGCAAGGCTGGGCCTATCGCACCGTGGGGCAAAGCGATGGGCTGTGGCTGCAAGGCTGGTTTGCATGA
- the imuA gene encoding translesion DNA synthesis-associated protein ImuA — protein MGAVIALDTLFNGGRVWKGRPAAPPTSVHPTGLAALDAVLPTGGWPEAALSEILMAKEGVGELQLVLPTLARLSKAGERIVLVAPPYTPYPHAWQNAGVDLRLLSVIQAEERDALWAVEQCLRSGSCGAVLCWPRKADDRALRRLQVAAETGQTLAFAWRALGEAINSSPAALRLAVEAKPAQVRVLKCRGGLAHPAPIALAGH, from the coding sequence ATGGGCGCCGTGATTGCCCTGGACACGCTGTTCAATGGCGGGCGTGTCTGGAAAGGCCGACCCGCCGCGCCGCCGACGAGTGTGCATCCCACGGGGTTGGCGGCGCTGGATGCGGTGTTGCCCACGGGCGGCTGGCCGGAGGCGGCCTTGAGTGAAATCCTCATGGCCAAGGAGGGTGTGGGCGAGCTGCAACTGGTGCTGCCGACCCTGGCGCGCCTATCAAAGGCGGGGGAGCGGATTGTGTTGGTGGCGCCGCCTTATACGCCATACCCGCATGCGTGGCAGAACGCCGGGGTTGATCTGCGCCTGCTCTCAGTGATTCAGGCCGAGGAGCGCGACGCCTTATGGGCCGTGGAGCAGTGCCTGCGTTCCGGCAGTTGCGGCGCGGTGTTGTGCTGGCCGCGCAAGGCTGATGACCGGGCGCTGCGTCGTCTGCAAGTCGCGGCGGAAACCGGGCAAACCCTGGCATTTGCCTGGCGCGCCTTGGGCGAGGCGATCAACTCATCGCCCGCCGCCTTGCGCCTGGCGGTCGAGGCCAAGCCCGCGCAGGTGCGAGTGCTCAAGTGCCGGGGCGGTCTGGCTCATCCGGCGCCGATTGCGCTGGCGGGGCACTGA
- the lexA gene encoding transcriptional repressor LexA — MYSMTTLTPRRTAILTFIRDRIAQQGQPPSLAEIAEAFGFASRSVARKHVLALTEAGFIEVNPNQARGIRLLNQPPRPEWLDVPVLGRVAAGLPIGADAEVHSRLQLDPSTFAKTPDYLLRVQGDSMIEDGILDGDLVGVRRSAEALNGQIVVARLDGEVTIKRFERSGDSVRLLPRNPAYQPIVVGPDQDLAIEGVFCGLVRQG; from the coding sequence ATGTACTCCATGACGACTCTAACCCCCCGCCGTACCGCCATCCTGACCTTTATCCGCGACCGCATCGCGCAGCAAGGCCAGCCCCCCAGCCTCGCCGAGATCGCCGAGGCGTTCGGCTTTGCCTCGCGCAGCGTGGCGCGCAAGCATGTGCTGGCGCTGACCGAAGCCGGGTTTATCGAGGTCAACCCTAACCAGGCCAGGGGCATTCGCTTGCTCAACCAGCCACCGCGTCCGGAATGGCTGGATGTGCCGGTGCTCGGTCGAGTCGCTGCCGGCTTGCCCATCGGCGCCGATGCCGAAGTACACAGCCGCCTGCAACTTGACCCGTCTACCTTCGCAAAAACGCCGGACTATCTGTTGCGGGTGCAGGGTGACTCAATGATTGAGGACGGCATCCTCGATGGTGACCTGGTGGGCGTACGGCGCAGTGCCGAGGCCTTGAATGGGCAGATTGTGGTGGCGCGCCTCGACGGCGAAGTGACCATCAAGCGTTTCGAACGCAGCGGCGACAGCGTGCGCCTGCTGCCGCGCAATCCCGCGTACCAGCCTATTGTGGTCGGGCCCGACCAGGACCTGGCCATCGAAGGCGTGTTCTGCGGTTTGGTGAGGCAAGGCTGA